A genomic segment from Nitrospira sp. encodes:
- a CDS encoding DNA polymerase I encodes MPTLYLIDGSAYIYRAFFALPPLSNSKGLQTNAVYGFTTMLLKVLRDHRPDYVAVVFDEKGPTHRHEAFKEYKAQRPPMPQGMSAQVPYIHRVVEALSVPVIRQAGYEADDLIGTLARKAEAGGLEVVIVTSDKDMFQLLTPKTRIYDPVKDTWFGEADSQTRFGVEPARVAEVMGLMGDTSDNIPGVKGIGEKTAVKLITQFGTIDELLARVQEVTSTKTKNLLLEQGENARLSKQLATIQLDCPVEFDSARFRVKTPHTETLVGLLRELEFMTLAKTFQGETPEQNRLGAEIKQIHEVAEAEAFLKRLRDEDIVGVACLLSGETGVRAEVQGCALGLPDGGVAFVQGETQGWPRPITGLLRDTHRPKAVHDLKPALLAFHRQGVEVQGPCFDTMVADYLLNPNRRAHTLEAVAIDQLSYQLGTGTSEQAGKGSASLFDVDEGLVRRTGEAAAVTAKVAPLLYDRLKEQGSLALFEQVEMPLVPVLAEVERNGFLLDVEGLHGLSKELERELDHMVEGIYLLAGGEFNIGSPKQLATVLFETLGLKPLRKTKTGYSTDEDTLTQLATQHELPAQILNYRTLTKLKSTYVDALPQLVNPETKRLHTSLNQTVAATGRLSSTDPNLQNIPVKGDYGLRIREAFIAASGHQLLCADYSQVEPRILAHLSQDPRLLQVFERGEDIHMATAMELFNLPAGQVTRDMRRAAKSVVFGIVYGISPFGLASNIGVSQADAKKYIETFFEKFPAVRALMDRNIEEGKTKGYTTTILGRRRQIPELQSGDPAQRGMGERMAVNSPIQGSAADLIKVAMINVHRRLRDELPATKMILQVHDELIFEATELDLEQAKRLVRQEMEATGTKLGLSVPLKVDLGVGRNWRAAHP; translated from the coding sequence GTGCCGACCCTTTATCTGATCGATGGTAGTGCCTACATCTATCGAGCGTTCTTTGCTCTACCGCCCCTGTCCAATTCCAAAGGCCTGCAGACCAACGCCGTCTACGGTTTCACGACCATGCTGTTGAAGGTCCTGCGGGACCACCGGCCGGATTATGTCGCGGTGGTCTTCGACGAGAAGGGCCCGACCCATCGTCATGAAGCCTTCAAGGAGTACAAGGCGCAGCGGCCTCCGATGCCGCAAGGCATGAGCGCGCAGGTTCCCTACATCCATCGCGTGGTGGAAGCCCTGTCGGTGCCCGTGATCAGGCAAGCGGGGTACGAAGCGGATGACCTGATCGGCACCTTGGCACGCAAGGCGGAAGCCGGCGGCCTCGAGGTGGTGATCGTGACCAGCGATAAGGACATGTTTCAGCTGCTCACGCCGAAGACGCGCATTTACGATCCGGTGAAGGACACATGGTTCGGCGAAGCAGATTCGCAGACACGATTCGGGGTGGAGCCGGCGCGGGTCGCCGAGGTGATGGGCCTGATGGGCGATACGAGCGACAACATCCCCGGGGTGAAGGGGATCGGCGAGAAGACGGCGGTGAAATTGATCACGCAGTTCGGCACGATCGACGAGCTGTTGGCGCGCGTTCAGGAGGTCACGTCGACCAAAACCAAGAATCTCCTGTTGGAGCAGGGTGAGAACGCCCGCTTAAGCAAACAGCTGGCGACGATTCAATTGGATTGTCCGGTCGAGTTCGACTCGGCTCGGTTTCGGGTGAAGACGCCGCATACCGAGACATTGGTGGGGCTGTTGCGAGAGCTGGAGTTCATGACGTTGGCCAAGACGTTTCAGGGTGAGACGCCCGAGCAAAATCGGTTAGGGGCCGAGATCAAGCAGATCCATGAGGTCGCCGAAGCCGAGGCCTTTCTCAAAAGGCTGCGAGATGAAGACATTGTGGGGGTTGCCTGCCTATTGAGCGGCGAAACAGGCGTGAGAGCGGAAGTGCAGGGGTGTGCGTTGGGCCTACCGGACGGCGGTGTCGCATTTGTGCAGGGCGAGACGCAAGGCTGGCCACGACCGATCACCGGGCTCTTGCGAGACACGCACCGGCCGAAAGCGGTGCACGATCTTAAGCCGGCCCTCTTGGCGTTCCACCGTCAGGGGGTGGAGGTACAGGGGCCCTGCTTCGACACGATGGTCGCAGATTATCTGTTGAACCCGAATCGCCGCGCGCACACCTTGGAGGCGGTCGCCATCGACCAACTGAGTTATCAGCTCGGCACGGGGACGAGCGAGCAGGCAGGCAAGGGGTCTGCGTCCCTGTTCGATGTCGATGAAGGTCTGGTCCGTCGGACGGGAGAAGCGGCAGCTGTGACGGCCAAGGTCGCGCCGCTGCTATACGACCGATTGAAGGAGCAGGGGAGCCTGGCGCTGTTCGAACAGGTGGAGATGCCCCTCGTGCCGGTCTTGGCCGAGGTCGAGCGTAATGGGTTTCTACTCGATGTGGAGGGACTGCATGGGTTGAGCAAAGAGTTGGAGCGGGAACTCGACCACATGGTGGAAGGGATTTATCTCCTGGCAGGCGGTGAGTTCAATATCGGCTCACCGAAGCAACTCGCCACTGTGCTCTTCGAGACATTGGGGTTGAAGCCGTTGCGGAAAACGAAAACCGGGTACTCGACGGATGAAGACACGTTGACTCAACTCGCAACCCAGCATGAGCTGCCGGCGCAAATCCTGAACTACCGTACCTTGACCAAACTCAAATCGACCTATGTCGATGCCCTGCCGCAGCTGGTGAATCCCGAGACCAAGCGGCTCCACACCTCACTCAACCAGACGGTGGCGGCCACGGGACGTCTCTCTTCCACCGATCCCAATCTGCAGAACATTCCGGTCAAGGGCGACTACGGCCTGCGCATCCGCGAAGCCTTCATCGCGGCATCGGGGCATCAATTGCTCTGCGCGGACTATAGCCAGGTCGAGCCGCGCATTCTAGCGCACCTCTCGCAAGATCCGCGGCTGTTGCAAGTGTTCGAACGCGGCGAAGACATTCATATGGCCACGGCGATGGAGCTTTTCAACCTTCCGGCCGGGCAGGTTACGCGAGACATGCGGCGCGCGGCGAAGAGCGTGGTGTTCGGGATCGTATACGGGATCAGCCCGTTCGGTCTGGCCTCGAACATCGGTGTCTCGCAAGCCGACGCCAAGAAATATATCGAGACGTTTTTCGAAAAATTCCCGGCAGTGCGAGCCTTGATGGATCGCAATATCGAAGAGGGAAAGACGAAGGGGTATACCACGACCATCCTCGGGCGCCGGCGCCAGATTCCGGAATTGCAGAGCGGCGACCCTGCTCAGCGCGGCATGGGCGAGCGTATGGCCGTGAACAGTCCGATTCAAGGTTCAGCCGCGGATCTCATCAAGGTGGCCATGATCAACGTCCACCGACGGCTGCGGGACGAACTACCGGCCACCAAGATGATTCTCCAGGTGCATGACGAGTTAATCTTCGAAGCGACGGAACTTGATCTTGAGCAGGCCAAGCGGCTGGTGAGGCAGGAGATGGAGGCCACCGGCACCAAACTCGGCCTGTCTGTCCCGCTGAAAGTCGATCTGGGGGTCGGTCGGAACTGGCGAGCCGCCCATCCGTAG
- a CDS encoding GGDEF:GAF, translating to MIAECPLCSHTIPKVQPTSGRDSFIVICPRCGEFEMPGGKVHFEVRLRPLLSIYTRTHSSQGEKAVLISAKVEAITKEMESIPIETKTAVILGHMKRRSRFMGDWVAIDLDLDWPLFHTQNREELLFILEHLRKDNRIEPEQFPVTTNIRCRLTAQGWQVGSEERLMPNRRAPDIDAVTKIPSRKQYDADLPGFISKSKEQQMPLALLVIDLDYFKKLNELAGHDGADLVLHAVAQKIQKILQGKGTVYRYGGDEMVAVLPNFELGEAKVVAERLRKEVQRLQHLAPDVKSTVTIGIAAYPNPVSNPEDLFAVADKKLLDTKKEGIRNRCAAVDMPAETIDESTTKSGHRVRLDASWQLTVTLKPKKHMPIPEHELLEYLIRCSYFLPLDIGRRYRFPLLDNSSNLVKENNRVSALVASRDHELTQLYSIATDGSATLTVKQKYIPDIHAVMGDNIFNGLLRFLPCAELYFQSRRYRDFILEVSIDGISGALLSVNHELLFTPNWISRRNDYSWSERCEECLLGFDAMVEFLLKIIHAITTVFSPQEALPRNALNHEWIRKTLKSYLQVVQHPQIGFYRS from the coding sequence GTGATCGCCGAATGTCCTCTTTGTAGTCATACCATCCCGAAGGTTCAACCCACTTCAGGGAGAGACTCTTTTATCGTTATTTGCCCCCGTTGTGGCGAATTTGAGATGCCGGGAGGAAAAGTTCACTTCGAGGTCAGGCTCCGACCACTTTTATCTATTTACACAAGAACACATTCATCTCAGGGCGAGAAGGCAGTACTAATCAGCGCGAAGGTCGAAGCCATCACAAAAGAGATGGAATCGATTCCGATCGAAACCAAGACTGCCGTGATCTTGGGCCACATGAAAAGACGTTCCCGCTTTATGGGAGATTGGGTAGCTATTGACCTGGATCTAGATTGGCCGTTGTTCCACACTCAAAATCGTGAGGAGCTGCTTTTCATTCTTGAACATTTGCGCAAGGACAATCGGATTGAACCTGAGCAGTTCCCAGTTACGACAAACATCAGATGCAGACTCACTGCACAAGGATGGCAAGTTGGCTCCGAAGAGAGGCTTATGCCCAACCGACGAGCCCCAGACATAGATGCCGTCACTAAGATTCCGAGCCGGAAGCAATATGATGCTGATCTTCCTGGCTTTATTTCCAAATCAAAAGAGCAGCAAATGCCCTTGGCTTTGCTAGTCATTGATTTAGACTACTTCAAGAAACTTAACGAACTCGCCGGTCATGATGGTGCAGATCTCGTGCTTCATGCCGTGGCACAAAAGATCCAAAAAATTCTGCAGGGCAAAGGAACGGTTTATCGTTACGGTGGCGATGAAATGGTTGCCGTTCTGCCCAATTTCGAATTGGGGGAGGCAAAAGTGGTCGCAGAGCGACTACGGAAAGAGGTGCAAAGGCTACAACATCTTGCCCCTGATGTTAAGTCAACAGTAACCATAGGCATAGCAGCGTACCCTAATCCAGTTTCCAATCCCGAAGACCTCTTCGCCGTAGCCGACAAGAAGCTTTTAGACACAAAAAAAGAAGGAATCAGGAATAGGTGTGCAGCTGTTGACATGCCCGCAGAAACAATCGATGAATCCACTACCAAAAGCGGTCATAGGGTGAGGCTGGACGCTTCGTGGCAACTTACCGTCACTTTGAAACCGAAGAAACACATGCCGATACCTGAGCATGAACTGTTGGAATACCTAATCCGGTGTTCGTACTTCCTACCGCTGGACATCGGAAGAAGATATCGCTTTCCATTGCTCGATAACAGCAGTAACTTGGTCAAGGAAAACAACCGAGTATCAGCTCTCGTCGCAAGCCGAGATCATGAACTAACCCAGTTATATTCGATTGCAACGGATGGATCAGCCACTCTCACTGTTAAGCAAAAATACATCCCTGACATTCACGCCGTGATGGGTGATAACATTTTCAACGGGCTTTTGCGATTTCTCCCTTGTGCTGAACTCTATTTCCAGAGCAGGAGATACCGCGATTTCATTTTAGAGGTCTCTATTGATGGCATCTCTGGCGCCCTGTTATCAGTTAACCACGAACTTCTATTCACCCCCAATTGGATCTCAAGGCGAAACGATTACAGTTGGTCTGAGAGGTGCGAAGAATGCCTGCTAGGCTTCGATGCCATGGTTGAGTTTTTGCTTAAAATCATTCATGCCATCACAACGGTTTTCTCTCCTCAAGAAGCCTTGCCACGTAACGCTCTTAATCATGAGTGGATTCGCAAAACTCTGAAGTCCTATCTGCAAGTCGTACAACATCCACAAATTGGCTTTTACCGTAGTTGA